Proteins from a single region of Sphingopyxis sp. BSN-002:
- a CDS encoding efflux transporter outer membrane subunit codes for MKNKILPSALVLSLLSGCASVPDLGPKPVPVAAESLESSATFADANGAWPVEGWWQSFGDAQLDTLIAEGLKGSPDIATAAARVRAAEGIAQQAGAALLPRVGAEGSVGGTQQSKNLGIPPQFVPDGIQDTGHVAATFSFDLDLWGKNRAALAAATSEAEAARVDEAQARLMLTTGIASAYADLAAYYQALDVAKDAVRVRSASADVSGKRAAAGIENQSAERQAESRAAAARGDVTALEEAIATTRNRLAALVGAGPDRGLSITRPTLVSPGISLPPQAGIDLIGRRPDIVAARLRAEAAAKRIDVARADFYPNINLSALVGLQSLGLSNLFKSGSEYGNGGVAISLPIFEGGRLQGRYRGARAEFDSAVANYDRTLIMALRDVADIVASRDATARQLAERRDALKAATDAAQLAGLRYRAGLSNQLPQLVAEDSMTQLARQVSDLEARKLVLDISLIRALGGGYQTQTGE; via the coding sequence ATGAAAAATAAAATTCTCCCCTCCGCCCTTGTTTTGAGCCTGCTTTCGGGCTGCGCGAGCGTGCCCGATCTCGGGCCGAAGCCCGTACCGGTCGCGGCCGAGTCGCTCGAATCGTCGGCGACCTTTGCCGACGCGAACGGCGCCTGGCCCGTCGAGGGCTGGTGGCAGAGCTTTGGCGACGCCCAGCTCGACACGCTGATTGCGGAGGGCCTCAAGGGCTCGCCCGACATCGCGACCGCCGCTGCGCGCGTGCGCGCCGCCGAGGGCATCGCGCAACAGGCAGGCGCGGCATTGCTCCCGCGTGTCGGTGCCGAGGGCAGCGTCGGCGGCACGCAGCAGAGCAAGAATCTGGGCATCCCGCCGCAGTTCGTGCCCGACGGCATTCAGGATACCGGCCATGTCGCCGCGACCTTCAGCTTCGACCTCGACCTGTGGGGCAAGAATCGTGCGGCGCTCGCTGCCGCGACCTCCGAAGCCGAGGCAGCGCGCGTCGACGAAGCGCAGGCGCGGCTGATGCTGACGACCGGCATCGCATCGGCCTATGCCGATCTTGCGGCCTATTATCAGGCGCTCGACGTCGCGAAGGACGCGGTGCGCGTCCGCAGCGCGAGCGCCGACGTGTCGGGCAAGCGTGCTGCCGCGGGAATCGAGAACCAGTCGGCGGAACGACAGGCCGAAAGCCGCGCTGCGGCAGCGCGCGGTGACGTGACCGCACTCGAGGAAGCGATCGCCACGACGCGCAACCGGCTCGCGGCGCTGGTCGGCGCGGGTCCCGACCGCGGCTTGTCGATTACGCGCCCGACGCTCGTCTCGCCCGGAATCAGCCTCCCGCCGCAGGCCGGCATCGACCTGATCGGTCGCCGTCCCGATATCGTCGCGGCGCGCCTCCGCGCCGAGGCGGCGGCGAAGCGCATCGACGTCGCGCGCGCCGATTTCTATCCGAACATCAACCTTTCGGCGCTCGTCGGCCTCCAGTCGCTCGGGCTGTCGAACCTCTTCAAGTCGGGCTCCGAGTACGGCAATGGCGGTGTCGCGATCAGCCTGCCGATCTTCGAGGGCGGGCGATTGCAGGGGCGCTATCGCGGCGCGCGCGCGGAATTCGACAGCGCGGTCGCTAATTACGACCGCACGCTCATCATGGCGCTTCGCGATGTCGCTGACATCGTCGCGAGCCGTGACGCGACCGCGCGCCAGCTCGCCGAGCGGCGCGATGCGCTGAAGGCCGCGACTGACGCGGCGCAGCTCGCGGGCCTCCGTTACCGTGCAGGTCTTTCGAACCAGCTTCCGCAGCTGGTCGCCGAAGACAGCATGACCCAGCTCGCGCGGCAGGTTTCCGACCTCGAAGCGCGCAAGCTTGTCCTCGATATCTCTCTCATCCGCGCGCTCGGCGGC
- a CDS encoding TetR/AcrR family transcriptional regulator, with amino-acid sequence MIPAGTAPADDAAALRRKAFIDAAREAFFANGYAGTTMSSIASKVGGSKTTLWSYFPSKEDLFAAIVDDIVHHYGQVLSIDLPVDRPVPEVLRNFGNVLMTKLTSPQLLSLYRLVVGEADRFPHLAETFYDRGPRRGKARAAEWVAEKMVRGEIRMGDPMRAVQHFSGLCQSGVYQFALLGMHQTADLGRLGEEVDLAVENFCRAWCPPEAA; translated from the coding sequence ATGATACCAGCTGGTACGGCGCCCGCCGACGATGCTGCCGCACTGCGCCGCAAAGCCTTTATCGATGCCGCGCGCGAAGCCTTTTTTGCCAACGGCTATGCCGGCACGACGATGTCCTCGATCGCGAGCAAGGTCGGCGGCTCGAAAACGACGCTGTGGAGCTATTTCCCCTCGAAGGAGGATCTGTTCGCCGCGATCGTCGACGATATCGTCCACCATTACGGACAGGTGCTTTCGATCGACCTTCCCGTCGATCGCCCGGTGCCGGAGGTGCTGCGCAACTTCGGCAATGTGCTGATGACCAAGCTGACGTCGCCGCAGCTGCTCTCGCTCTACCGGCTCGTCGTCGGCGAGGCCGATCGCTTTCCGCACCTTGCCGAAACTTTTTACGATCGCGGCCCGCGGCGCGGCAAGGCGCGCGCGGCCGAATGGGTCGCCGAAAAGATGGTGCGCGGCGAGATCCGGATGGGCGACCCGATGCGCGCGGTGCAGCATTTCTCGGGGCTCTGTCAGTCGGGCGTGTATCAGTTCGCGCTGCTCGGCATGCACCAAACGGCCGATCTCGGTCGGCTCGGCGAGGAAGTCGATCTGGCGGTCGAGAATTTCTGCCGCGCGTGGTGCCCGCCCGAAGCGGCCTAG